TCGTTGGTATCCATTCGTTCCACTTCTCCGGCCTATTCGGTTGTGATCGTGGACGATCCGCTGTGCATACTCGTATCACCGAGTATCTGGGATGGATCCAGGCCAACAGTGACGCTGTGATCCAGTAGAGAAATGTGCGTTGTGGAAGAACAAGAACATCGCACTTTAAGCTTGTAAGAGTGTTGTTCTCGGATAAGGCCAGAAATCATGCAAATATGCGCAAACAACAACGAGGCGTAATGATtgaataaaaccaaaatagCTCAATTCGATAGTCGAAATTGGCTATCAATTTTGagatattaaaaaaaatattaaacacaGAGGTGTTTAAAATATTCCTTATAACATTCATACAGTTAGTAAATCATAGTGGATTTTTTGTAAAATGGTAAATTAGGCTGGATTGTGCAATAGCCCTGCCGGACACTGTATGTTCCAACTGGGATTTAATCGTGAATACAACCAACACACAAAGAGGCACAGTTTAACAGGTTAACCTGGCGAACTACAAAACAAATCAGGCAAAGCTGTGTTACTCTTATCTTTGGTGGAAATAGCTAGAATCAATGATAACGACCGGGTAAATTCGATAAGAGTTCGCTACATAAATTTAGCAGCTCTCAGGGAATAATCGAACAGTTGTATCCGGTGATTAGCCCGCTGTTAAACGTATTTGAAAGCCAACATGCGACAATTGCTTCTTCTAGTTACTGTTGTGGTTGCCACAGTCAGTTCGGTTGCCGTCGATCCACGCACGATCGATTGGACACTGGTGAGGACGCTCCAGCAAACCGATGCTATTCGCGCAAAGCAAGGACTACCTCCGCTCACTGATGAGGATGTTCGGTCCTCTCGCGTTGCCGATGGCCAGATCGCTTCCTCGACGCAGTTCCCGTGGGCAGCTGGTGTGCTGATATCCGGCTCATCATCGCACAGTTTCTGCAGTGGCGTGTTGATCTCGCGACGACATGTGCTCACGGCCGCTGTGTGCATATCTGGGTTGGATTCTGAAATGAAGTCACTTTGAAGAGGCCGAACTAACGTTCATTTAATCGCAGATCGAACACCCTCACCGTCCTTCTGGGAGCATCTGACATGACGCGTGTGGAGGAGTTCATCGGAGTTACAAACATCCTATCACACCCGAATTACAGCTCTTTCTTCAATCGGGACGATATTGCCATCCTGACGATCGCCCATGAGGCACCGCTCCGGGACACCATTCGCCCAGTTGAACTGCCACGATGGAGTGACGTTGGGAACTCTTTCAACAACTGGGCTGCAACGACCGCCGGCTGGGGCAACTTGGGACGTCGCGAAAATGAGCCCATTCCAATTCAGAATCTACACTTTGCCATCGACTCGGTATCGACCAATTTGAGATGCGGTCTGTCGCATACCTTTATCCGCGATACGCATATCTGCACCTTCACGGACAATGGAGGAGCGTGTAATGTGAGTCATTACATTCGGCTACTCGAAGAAACGTGTTTTaattctatttctattttggGCAGGGTGACGAAGGTGGTCCAGTTACCGTGACCGAGAGTGGGCGTACATTCCTCGTTGGCATCCAttcgttccacttttccgGTCTATTTGGGTGCGATCGTGGACGTCCTTCGGTGCACACACGGATCACCGAGTACCTAGGATGGATTCAGCAGAATTCCGATGCCattgttaattgaaaaaataaaacacttccCTTATCACCATTTGTTGATATTAAACCTCGCAGGTGGCCAGTCTGTGGGACTTCCAGAAGTGCGTCAGTTGGAGTCACTGCAAAAACACGATAAGATTAGAACGACAATTAACAGGCGAACGGTAGCAATGGTTATAAACATTCAGGGAGCGCTTATCCTCGATCAGTGAACGATGAAGTCGCTATCCGTGGTCGTCCTGCTAGCGCTTTGCGCAGTTGCGCACGCAGCAATTACGCGCCTCGAAGACATCAACTGGGCTGAAGTTCGACCGGTACAGGAGAGTCCTCACTTCAAGGCTAGCCGAGCAGCGAGCAGTGTCGGGCGCTTTCTGGCCAAACTTGATGAACTCGAAGGTCCTGCGACACCGTCACGTAGCGCGCGCATCAACAATGGAGTCGTCGCAGGACCGACAGATGTTCCGTACATTGTGGGAGTTCTTGTCTCCGTCGAACGGGGAACATACTTCTGTGGCGGTGTTCTCGTGTCGGAAATGCATATCCTAACTTCCGGGACATGCGTCGAGGGACAGTCGTCCATCACCGTGCTGCTCGGAGCGAGTGAGATTGCTCGCGCTCAGGACTTCATCGTTGTCAGCCACGTCCGAGTGCATCCCGATTTTAGTTCGTTCTTCCAATCGAACGATCTCGCCATCTTGACCCTTTCGCGGGCACCACGGTTCAGTGGTAAGCAATGCTGGGCGGAACAGAGCACAATAGAAGAGAATAGTTTGCTAATCGTACGGGGTTGGTTGTTTCAGAGCAAATTCAAATCGCACGACTTCCACGGCGGGCCAATGTAGGTGATTCGTTTTCCAACGCCTGGACCACCATCAGCGGCTGGGGCGAGACGGCATCCAACACCGGTGAAGCGCTACCAATGCAGCaacttcgttccgttcgctcgcaAGTCATAACGAACTTCAGCTGTACGATCAGCTTCCCACTGTACTTGCGTTCAACCAATGTCTGCACCTCATCTGACGGCGGTGCCCCTTGCGTGGTAAGTCGCTTAGACCTGGTGTCTGCCAATGCCCGCATGatggaacacatttttctttttcccaggGTGATGAGGGCGGTCCGGTGACGATCATTGAAGCGGATGGACAGTCGACTGTAATCGCAATCCACTCGTACACGTATTCACGAGGATGCACGAGAAGCTGGCCTGCGGTACACACCCGTGTGACGGACTACCTTAACTGGATTGAAATTTATACCGGTGCGAACATTCGCGCATAAGCTTTCGTCTTTGAAGAATAGAAAACCAACTACACGATGTTCAAACTGGCGAACCTGTTTGAGTAGATAAATCGGTGTTATTATTGGTTGTTATCAGATCGGGCAGAGCCGTATTGAACACTTTGTTTATAGAAACAGACTCCCTGCTTCCTTACGCTTGCCGGTTGTGCCATGGTACAACTTATATTCCTCTGGAAATATTTACCACATAGATGACCAAAACCTAACATTTTCCTAACGATagtattaataataattaaaaggACTTTGCATAATTTGACAATTTAAATATCATTAGGTTTTACCAATTAGGTTTGGTAACAGCTCATAGGaaaccacacctttcatatcccaccatatgcacgGCATAACTTTTGCACAgcgaatatttcgctttggttaCGATGGACCTAGTTCACTAGGGACCCTGGTAAAACAGAAATCCGTCATCCttcttttgttgttggtgcaaGGTGTTAATAATGGGCTGCCCCCCCGGGGACGTAAACAATACGATTAGGAAGGGCTACAGTGGCCATCCAGCTATTCGCGTTTAAAGCACAAGGGTGTCGTGCGCCATTCGGAA
The nucleotide sequence above comes from Anopheles bellator chromosome 1, idAnoBellAS_SP24_06.2, whole genome shotgun sequence. Encoded proteins:
- the LOC131213582 gene encoding collagenase-like produces the protein MRQLLLLVTVVVATVSSVAVDPRTIDWTLVRTLQQTDAIRAKQGLPPLTDEDVRSSRVADGQIASSTQFPWAAGVLISGSSSHSFCSGVLISRRHVLTAAVCISGSNTLTVLLGASDMTRVEEFIGVTNILSHPNYSSFFNRDDIAILTIAHEAPLRDTIRPVELPRWSDVGNSFNNWAATTAGWGNLGRRENEPIPIQNLHFAIDSVSTNLRCGLSHTFIRDTHICTFTDNGGACNGDEGGPVTVTESGRTFLVGIHSFHFSGLFGCDRGRPSVHTRITEYLGWIQQNSDAIVN
- the LOC131213563 gene encoding chymotrypsin-like; the encoded protein is MKSLSVVVLLALCAVAHAAITRLEDINWAEVRPVQESPHFKASRAASSVGRFLAKLDELEGPATPSRSARINNGVVAGPTDVPYIVGVLVSVERGTYFCGGVLVSEMHILTSGTCVEGQSSITVLLGASEIARAQDFIVVSHVRVHPDFSSFFQSNDLAILTLSRAPRFSEQIQIARLPRRANVGDSFSNAWTTISGWGETASNTGEALPMQQLRSVRSQVITNFSCTISFPLYLRSTNVCTSSDGGAPCVGDEGGPVTIIEADGQSTVIAIHSYTYSRGCTRSWPAVHTRVTDYLNWIEIYTGANIRA